Part of the Primulina huaijiensis isolate GDHJ02 chromosome 15, ASM1229523v2, whole genome shotgun sequence genome is shown below.
TGGTTATAAGGGGCTTTTcccacattttttaaatttattttattacaagGAAATATGTTTTTTCGTCAACGTATCTCGTCTTTATTGATAGATGTTTATATTGAGAGATGTTTATGTTACGGTTAGACATTTTCTTGTTTCTCaaacaagaaaaaatagaaactttttaattaaaaatatactctcttttagtttttgttttttcaaaaaacaaataCATTCTCTTTCTAGGGTTAGGTTAGGGTCTTCTCATGGGTAACCATTATatgttgtttttcttttattttctttttgttccATCTACAAGAAAAAACTGTTCCTGAATTATTTCAGAAAAAATAGCTCTGGCAAGCAGATTTTTCCAATCCTGAAAAAACCCAAATCTTTTTCTTGGATAAATAGTAAAGAATTAGGGTTGCAGTAATCAACCTGAGATTCAGGAATGACGAAAAAGAAAATAGTTGTTCGAAAAGAAGCTTTTCAAAGGGCTTGCAGCTCTCAAGTTTTCAGGACCGTACGGTACGCCGAATGCCAGAAGAATCATGCAGCCAATATAGGAGGATACGCGGTGGACGGATGCCGGGAATTCATGGCGTCGGGCGAGGAAGGTACGGCGGCCGCGTTCAGCTGTGCAGCCTGCGGCTGCCACCGGAACTTCCACCGGAGAGAGGTGGAGACTGAGATGGTTTGTGATAGTTCTTCCTCTTCACCTTCttgataaagaaaaaaaaaacactccAACATCAGatcattacaaaaaaaaaattgtgtttaccaaaaaaaattgtttctcGTAAAAAATGATTTAGAGACACAAGATTTACTGATATTGTCTTCCAAGTATGAATATGCatatatatgtattgtattgaaaaagaaaactaTATACTCGAGCTAGTGAGAGAACTTTGGGTGCGCCAACATGTTTGTTCACTCTGATTCAAAACAATAGTTTTGGCCTTCCCTCAAAGTTTTGCGGTCAAGCTAGGGAGAATTCATCGTCGTCATCGAGATCGAAATCGAGCTCAAGCTCGAGATCCATTACAGATCGAACCAATAGCTTATTAGATTCAAGATGTACATGAATAATTATctgaatttctttcttttggttAATTTCATGTTCTTGTTCAACTTTGAATATTATGATCTTCAATTCCAATCACCAACAGTActtaaaactataaaatttccCTCAAAACTATATTCCACGTTACGTGCTGtagaattttatgaaattaataCATACGAAAGATTTCATCTTAATTTTTGTTAACCCCTAAGTTCTGTCTCTGCTCCATTGCAAGTATTATAtgataattttcataaatttccTGTAATAAATAAAAGCTACCCTACAACCTTATTTTCACATTTTCAAAGGTTATCCGTTTAAAAAAAATGGCAATTTGATACGTACGTTTTAGCTTAGTATAATTTAGGAAGCCATTCACAAGTTCGAACTCATGAAATCACTTTCGATCTTTCGAAACCGGGATCGATCAGGCTTACCCAGTTTCATGTTCTTCAACGTGTTTGCTCCCCtattttcatttgaaattaAACCGATCAGTATATCGATCGATTACGAGCCGACGATCATCATATATCCTACATTcatatatacaatatttttcaaGTATATCTCTACGAATTTCAATGATATGGATCTTCAAATACAGTTTTAATGTCTCTACACCAAGCTGTGTGTTGagatttaatattatttcaatCCAATTAACCCAAAG
Proteins encoded:
- the LOC140960323 gene encoding mini zinc finger protein 2-like, whose protein sequence is MTKKKIVVRKEAFQRACSSQVFRTVRYAECQKNHAANIGGYAVDGCREFMASGEEGTAAAFSCAACGCHRNFHRREVETEMVCDSSSSSPS